In Paenibacillus sp. FSL M7-0420, a single genomic region encodes these proteins:
- a CDS encoding extracellular solute-binding protein, with amino-acid sequence MQITRKPWKILLSSAVILGLLAGCGSSNEGTANKSTGETTVNKEGFPIVSEPVTLTLMAPDVGIQNWENMPVLQQMKEKTGITMEYKNAPKDSFDTKKNLVFASGDYPDIFYAAGLTTAEQMNYGEQGILIPLEDLIEEYAPNFKALLEENPDVRKSITAPDGHIYSLPVVEMSQHWYRNPMWYNGDFLKALNIDKLPETTEELYTYLKRVKEEDPNGNGVADEIPISSVTTTAANLRDIRTWLLGAFGIYEEEIYVDDADKVHYTPLEEGYKEYLTYMNRLWSEELLDHESFSQTAEQKKAKAQNNRVALFSDWHAYMTKGGEPSTADPMFAPVRSESVSAPAIAKNRGITTGAFAITNSNPAPEASLRWVDYLYSYEGALFFNKGPEGTLWEYTDKENRVKQYLPVPDGKEMEDFRATLTPNYGIPAPTLSMDDINKGLKTDFDLWVEQETKQKLLDKGARIPFPALFLTVEEQTEISSLNSDLSTYVKQMEAKFITGAEPLTGWDNYVATVKKMGGERVAEINQAAYDRWKTN; translated from the coding sequence ATGCAGATCACACGTAAACCATGGAAGATTCTGCTGTCTTCGGCTGTGATTCTTGGACTGCTGGCAGGCTGCGGGAGCTCCAATGAAGGCACCGCGAATAAGAGTACCGGAGAGACCACGGTGAACAAGGAGGGCTTCCCGATAGTTAGCGAACCCGTTACCCTGACGCTGATGGCGCCGGATGTGGGCATTCAGAACTGGGAGAACATGCCGGTGCTCCAGCAGATGAAGGAGAAGACCGGGATTACGATGGAATATAAAAATGCGCCGAAGGACAGCTTCGATACCAAAAAGAATCTGGTGTTCGCCAGCGGCGATTACCCGGATATCTTCTATGCTGCCGGTCTGACGACTGCCGAGCAGATGAATTACGGAGAGCAGGGGATTCTGATTCCACTGGAAGACCTGATCGAAGAATACGCTCCGAACTTCAAGGCGCTGCTGGAGGAGAACCCGGATGTGCGCAAATCGATCACAGCCCCGGACGGTCATATCTACTCTCTGCCGGTGGTGGAAATGAGCCAGCACTGGTACCGCAACCCGATGTGGTATAACGGGGACTTCCTGAAGGCGCTGAACATTGATAAACTGCCGGAAACGACCGAGGAGCTGTACACTTACCTGAAGCGCGTGAAGGAGGAAGATCCGAACGGCAACGGTGTGGCTGATGAGATTCCAATCTCCTCAGTGACGACAACGGCTGCGAACCTCCGCGATATCCGCACCTGGCTGCTGGGCGCTTTTGGCATCTATGAAGAAGAAATCTATGTAGACGATGCGGACAAGGTCCACTATACGCCGCTTGAAGAAGGCTATAAGGAGTATCTGACGTATATGAACCGCCTGTGGTCCGAGGAGCTGCTGGATCATGAGAGCTTCTCGCAGACGGCGGAGCAGAAGAAGGCCAAGGCGCAGAATAACCGCGTGGCACTCTTTTCCGACTGGCACGCTTATATGACGAAGGGCGGGGAGCCGTCCACGGCAGATCCGATGTTCGCCCCGGTGCGCAGTGAATCGGTATCCGCTCCGGCGATTGCCAAGAACAGAGGGATTACGACTGGCGCATTCGCCATTACGAACAGTAACCCTGCACCGGAAGCCTCGCTCCGCTGGGTGGATTACCTCTATTCCTATGAAGGCGCTCTGTTCTTCAATAAAGGACCGGAGGGAACGCTCTGGGAGTACACCGACAAAGAGAACCGCGTGAAGCAATACCTGCCTGTACCGGACGGCAAGGAAATGGAAGATTTCCGGGCCACCTTGACGCCGAACTACGGTATTCCTGCCCCAACCCTGTCCATGGATGACATCAACAAGGGGCTGAAGACGGACTTTGACCTCTGGGTAGAGCAGGAGACTAAGCAGAAGCTGCTGGATAAAGGCGCGCGGATTCCGTTCCCGGCCCTGTTCCTGACGGTGGAAGAGCAGACGGAAATCAGCAGTCTGAATTCGGATCTGAGCACTTATGTCAAGCAGATGGAAGCGAAGTTCATCACCGGCGCCGAGCCGCTGACCGGCTGGGATAATTATGTGGCAACTGTCAAGAAGATGGGCGGAGAGCGAGTGGCTGAGATCAACCAGGCTGCTTATGACCGCTGGAAAACCAACTAA
- a CDS encoding glycoside hydrolase family 3 N-terminal domain-containing protein, whose translation MIYKDKARPVADRVQDLLQRMTLGEKAGQLVQPFGWQCYEKRADGTTGMTEAFKRQVAAGGVGSLYGTLRADPWTGVTLETGLSPKEGAEAVNAIQAYAMQESRLGIPILFGEECSHGHMAIGATVFPVPLALGSMWNPELYREMCRVVALETRSQGGAATYSPVLDVVRDPRWGRTEETFGEDPFLIAAMGVEAVKGLQGERLDAGDSVLATLKHFAAYGSSEGGRNSAPVHMGLRELHEVDLLPFRKSVEAGALSIMTAYNEIDGVPCTTNRYLLQDVLREQWGFDGFVITDCGALGMLTNGHNTADSGETAVAQALLAGIDMEMSGEMFEQHIAAAIEHGRLQESDLDRAAARILELKFKLGLFDRPYADPEQAESIIGKPEHRELARRIAGESIIMLKNENAALPLSKGIRKLAVIGPNADAPYNQLGDYTSPQPAGAIVTVLEGIRQALGGGADKVLYAPGCRIKGDSREGFAPALACAAEADAVVLAIGGSSARDFGEGTIDLLTGASVVTEHSWSDMECGEGIDRSTLNLMGVQLELAQELHKLGKPLIVVYINGRPIAEPWIVEHADAILEAWYPGQEGGHAIADILFGEVNPSGRLTISIPKHVGQLPVYYYKRRTRGKRYLETDFHAEYPFGYGLSFSEFSYSNLKVEPPVISADEEALVSVDVTNRGDRAGSEVVQLYISDLASSITRPEKQLKGFRKISLQPGDTQTVTFRVGREELEYVSADLTRIVEPGEFAVMAGPHSAEYLSAPLQVREEG comes from the coding sequence ATGATCTATAAGGATAAAGCGCGCCCTGTGGCGGATCGGGTACAGGACCTGCTGCAGCGCATGACGCTTGGAGAGAAGGCTGGACAATTAGTCCAGCCTTTCGGCTGGCAGTGCTATGAGAAGCGCGCGGACGGAACCACAGGCATGACAGAGGCCTTCAAGCGCCAGGTTGCCGCCGGAGGCGTCGGCTCCCTGTATGGGACGCTGCGTGCCGACCCGTGGACCGGGGTCACGCTGGAGACCGGCCTGTCCCCGAAGGAGGGGGCGGAGGCTGTTAATGCAATTCAGGCTTATGCCATGCAGGAGAGCCGGCTCGGGATTCCGATTCTGTTCGGCGAAGAGTGCTCCCACGGGCATATGGCTATCGGCGCCACTGTATTTCCGGTGCCACTTGCATTGGGCAGTATGTGGAACCCGGAGCTATACCGGGAGATGTGCCGGGTGGTAGCGCTGGAGACCCGCAGCCAGGGCGGAGCGGCGACCTACTCGCCGGTGCTTGATGTGGTGCGTGATCCGCGCTGGGGCCGGACGGAGGAGACCTTCGGCGAAGACCCGTTCCTGATTGCGGCGATGGGTGTAGAAGCAGTGAAGGGCTTGCAGGGGGAACGGCTGGACGCCGGGGATTCCGTGCTGGCCACCTTGAAGCACTTCGCCGCCTACGGCAGCTCGGAAGGCGGGCGCAACTCTGCGCCCGTGCATATGGGGCTGCGCGAGCTGCATGAGGTCGATCTGCTGCCGTTCCGTAAGTCGGTAGAGGCCGGGGCGTTGTCCATAATGACAGCGTACAACGAGATTGACGGCGTGCCTTGTACGACGAACCGTTATCTTTTGCAGGATGTGCTGCGGGAGCAATGGGGCTTTGATGGGTTCGTGATCACGGACTGCGGAGCGCTGGGTATGCTGACGAATGGTCATAACACCGCAGATAGCGGAGAAACGGCTGTAGCCCAGGCACTGCTGGCGGGCATCGATATGGAGATGTCAGGTGAAATGTTCGAGCAGCATATCGCGGCTGCTATCGAGCATGGACGGCTGCAGGAATCCGATCTGGACCGCGCGGCGGCGCGGATTCTGGAGCTGAAGTTCAAGCTCGGGCTGTTTGACCGCCCCTATGCCGATCCTGAGCAGGCGGAGAGCATCATCGGCAAGCCGGAGCACCGGGAGCTGGCGCGGCGGATCGCCGGTGAGAGCATCATCATGCTGAAGAATGAGAACGCAGCGCTGCCGCTAAGCAAGGGGATTCGCAAGCTTGCCGTAATCGGTCCCAATGCCGATGCTCCGTACAACCAGCTTGGAGACTACACCTCGCCGCAGCCCGCAGGCGCGATTGTTACCGTGCTGGAGGGTATCCGGCAGGCGCTGGGCGGCGGAGCGGACAAGGTCCTGTATGCCCCCGGCTGCCGGATCAAGGGCGATTCCCGGGAAGGCTTCGCCCCTGCGCTCGCCTGTGCAGCCGAAGCCGATGCGGTGGTGCTGGCCATCGGCGGCTCCAGCGCCAGAGACTTCGGTGAGGGGACGATTGATCTGCTCACCGGCGCTTCTGTCGTGACGGAGCATTCCTGGAGCGACATGGAATGCGGAGAGGGCATCGACCGGTCCACATTGAATCTGATGGGCGTGCAGCTGGAGCTGGCGCAGGAGCTTCACAAGCTGGGCAAGCCGCTGATTGTGGTCTATATCAACGGACGCCCGATTGCTGAGCCTTGGATTGTAGAACACGCCGACGCCATTCTGGAGGCGTGGTACCCGGGCCAAGAGGGCGGACATGCCATTGCCGATATCCTGTTCGGCGAGGTGAATCCTTCCGGGCGGCTGACGATCAGCATTCCGAAGCATGTCGGCCAGCTTCCCGTGTATTACTATAAGCGGCGGACGAGAGGCAAACGGTATCTGGAGACAGACTTCCACGCCGAATATCCCTTCGGCTATGGTCTTAGCTTCAGTGAATTCAGCTACAGCAACCTGAAGGTGGAGCCTCCAGTAATCTCTGCGGATGAAGAAGCGCTTGTCTCCGTGGATGTAACTAATAGGGGTGACCGGGCGGGCAGCGAGGTGGTCCAGCTGTATATTTCCGACTTGGCCTCCTCCATTACCCGGCCCGAGAAGCAGCTGAAGGGCTTCCGCAAAATCAGCCTCCAGCCGGGAGACACGCAGACAGTAACGTTCCGTGTAGGCCGGGAGGAGCTGGAATACGTATCAGCGGATCTGACGCGGATTGTCGAACCGGGAGAATTCGCGGTGATGGCAGGCCCGCACTCCGCAGAGTATCTGAGCGCGCCGCTCCAGGTCAGAGAGGAGGGCTAA
- a CDS encoding glycoside hydrolase family 130 protein translates to MQITRHPNNPIVVPGGYEWRKVTVFNPAVIIDNGKFYMIERTAGSLTPCKNYLGLLESEDGVNFTHVKDEPIVTPDMLGFPYGSVQDPRIVKIDGTFYLNYALRPCAMSYYPTGRGVPERSIPEYPDGWGEEEGHWLTRSSILKSTNLLDWEFVADTTPLDINDRDNILFPEKINGKFVLLRRPEEYVGEAYGTEKAAMWITYSEDLVNWEEPKLLATAGNLSWESRKIGGSTPPIRTDKGWLVLYHGVDEEIVYRVGAMLLDLEQPEKIIARTHNFIMEPETYYEKFGFQIPNVIFPTGNVVKDGLLYIYYGVTDTAIALATVPLDELVEHILKEAE, encoded by the coding sequence ATGCAAATTACAAGACATCCCAATAATCCGATTGTCGTCCCGGGCGGCTATGAGTGGCGCAAGGTGACCGTGTTCAACCCGGCGGTTATCATCGATAACGGCAAGTTCTATATGATCGAGCGTACAGCCGGTTCCCTGACCCCGTGCAAGAACTATCTGGGGCTGCTGGAAAGCGAGGACGGCGTGAACTTCACCCATGTGAAGGATGAGCCTATTGTCACGCCTGATATGCTGGGCTTCCCTTACGGCAGTGTACAGGACCCGCGCATTGTGAAGATCGACGGAACGTTCTACCTCAACTACGCCCTGCGCCCCTGCGCCATGAGCTATTATCCTACCGGGCGCGGCGTCCCTGAGCGCTCCATTCCAGAATACCCGGACGGCTGGGGGGAAGAGGAGGGCCACTGGCTGACCCGTTCCTCGATTCTGAAGTCAACCAATCTGCTGGACTGGGAGTTCGTCGCTGACACCACGCCACTCGACATCAACGACCGGGACAACATCTTGTTCCCTGAGAAAATAAACGGCAAATTCGTGCTGCTCCGCCGCCCTGAAGAATATGTGGGCGAGGCCTACGGCACGGAGAAAGCCGCCATGTGGATTACCTATTCCGAGGATCTCGTGAATTGGGAAGAACCCAAGCTGCTCGCCACCGCCGGGAACCTGTCCTGGGAATCGCGGAAGATCGGCGGCTCTACGCCTCCCATCCGTACAGACAAGGGCTGGCTGGTGCTCTATCACGGCGTCGATGAAGAGATCGTCTACCGCGTGGGGGCGATGCTCCTGGATCTGGAGCAGCCGGAAAAGATTATTGCCCGGACCCATAACTTCATTATGGAGCCGGAGACGTATTACGAGAAGTTCGGCTTCCAGATTCCGAATGTCATCTTCCCGACCGGCAATGTGGTCAAGGACGGCCTGCTCTATATCTACTACGGCGTAACCGACACAGCGATCGCGCTCGCCACAGTGCCGCTGGATGAACTGGTGGAGCATATTCTGAAGGAAGCAGAGTAG
- a CDS encoding carbohydrate ABC transporter permease, with translation MVTAMKESRGDKLFLISTYIYLCLALVVVLYPLIYILSASISSPQDVNSGAMWLFPKNVTLDGYKLVFENPKIWNGYLNTIIYTAVGTLLNLAVTLPAAYALSRSDFVGRQLFMGLILFTMFFSGGLVPTYLLVKNLGLINSMGALILPVAASVWNIVVARTFFQSTIPKELQEAAHIDGCTNLKLFIRIILPLSAPIVAVMALFYGVGHWNSYFPSLIYLNDEAKYPLQMVLRQILVLQEMSAETTGAAINGEVAMAMNNKAETASLVKYGVIVVSTLPIVAVYPFLQRYFVQGVMIGSVKG, from the coding sequence TTGGTTACTGCGATGAAAGAATCCAGGGGAGATAAGCTGTTTCTGATCAGCACCTACATCTATCTGTGCCTTGCGCTGGTAGTGGTCCTCTATCCGCTGATCTACATCCTCAGCGCGTCCATCAGCTCGCCGCAGGATGTCAATTCGGGCGCGATGTGGCTGTTCCCGAAGAATGTGACGCTGGACGGCTACAAGCTGGTGTTCGAGAACCCGAAGATCTGGAACGGGTATCTCAATACCATCATTTACACGGCGGTGGGCACGCTGCTGAATCTGGCGGTTACGCTGCCTGCTGCATATGCGCTCAGCCGGTCTGATTTTGTCGGACGCCAGCTGTTCATGGGCCTCATTCTGTTCACGATGTTCTTCAGCGGCGGGCTGGTGCCCACGTATCTGCTCGTCAAGAACCTGGGCCTCATTAACAGCATGGGGGCGTTGATTCTGCCGGTGGCCGCATCGGTGTGGAACATCGTGGTCGCCCGCACCTTTTTCCAGTCCACCATTCCAAAAGAATTGCAGGAAGCGGCGCACATCGACGGCTGTACGAATTTGAAGCTGTTCATCCGCATTATCCTGCCGCTGTCCGCGCCGATTGTCGCCGTGATGGCCTTGTTCTACGGGGTTGGGCACTGGAACAGCTACTTCCCGTCCCTGATCTATTTGAATGATGAAGCCAAGTATCCGCTGCAGATGGTGCTGCGCCAGATTCTGGTCCTGCAGGAAATGTCGGCCGAAACTACAGGCGCTGCGATCAACGGCGAGGTAGCTATGGCCATGAATAATAAGGCAGAGACGGCATCGCTGGTCAAATATGGCGTTATCGTTGTTTCTACACTGCCGATTGTGGCGGTCTACCCGTTCCTGCAGCGTTATTTTGTCCAAGGGGTCATGATTGGCTCTGTGAAAGGCTAA
- a CDS encoding ABC transporter permease, giving the protein MKGNKSLGKRIWQNWELYLFMLPALLYFFIFHYGPMYGIQIAFKNFVPSKGITGSDWVGFDHFERFFNSYFFWDLLWNTFSISFYELAIGFPLPIILALAFNEVRNGPFKKSVQTVTYAPHFISVVVMAGMIITFLSPSSGMIVRAIEFLGFQPAQFLTDPAWFKTVYVFSGVWQSTGWGTIIYLAALSGVDPQLHEAAIVDGASRIKRVLHINLPTIIPTITIMLILNMGNILGLGFEKILLLQNSLNMEASDVISTYVYRAGLVNAQYSFSTAVGLFNSVVNVILLVTVNRIAKRTSENSLW; this is encoded by the coding sequence ATGAAGGGGAACAAGTCCCTTGGCAAAAGAATCTGGCAGAATTGGGAGCTCTATCTGTTCATGCTTCCCGCGTTACTGTATTTCTTCATCTTTCATTATGGTCCGATGTACGGCATTCAGATTGCCTTCAAGAACTTCGTGCCCTCCAAAGGAATTACGGGCAGCGACTGGGTAGGCTTCGACCATTTCGAGCGGTTCTTCAATTCTTATTTCTTCTGGGATCTGCTGTGGAATACGTTCAGCATCAGCTTCTATGAGCTGGCCATCGGGTTCCCGCTGCCGATCATTCTGGCCCTGGCCTTCAATGAGGTCCGCAACGGCCCGTTCAAGAAGTCGGTCCAGACGGTTACCTATGCGCCGCATTTCATTTCAGTGGTCGTAATGGCGGGGATGATTATTACCTTCCTGTCGCCCTCCAGCGGAATGATTGTCCGGGCGATTGAATTCCTGGGCTTCCAGCCCGCACAGTTCCTGACCGATCCCGCCTGGTTCAAGACGGTGTACGTCTTCTCGGGCGTCTGGCAGAGCACCGGGTGGGGGACGATCATCTATCTCGCGGCCCTGTCCGGCGTAGATCCCCAGCTGCATGAAGCAGCCATTGTGGATGGAGCCAGCCGGATCAAGCGGGTGCTGCATATCAACCTGCCGACCATTATACCCACGATTACGATCATGCTGATTCTGAACATGGGTAACATTCTGGGTCTGGGCTTCGAGAAAATCCTGCTGCTGCAGAATTCGCTCAATATGGAAGCCTCTGATGTCATATCCACCTATGTCTACCGCGCCGGTCTGGTGAACGCCCAATACAGCTTCTCGACCGCTGTCGGATTGTTCAACTCGGTGGTCAATGTAATACTGCTCGTTACCGTGAACCGGATTGCCAAACGCACCAGTGAGAACAGCCTCTGGTAG